The sequence GGCACCGCCCCAATAGCCGCCGCTCAAAACGACACCAATGGTGGAGGTGCGTGGTAAAATCAGCATCACGGCACAGAAAATTTCCAATCCTGCAAACAGGAAGCGGTTATCAAAGATGCCAATCTTGATGAATTGCTGCCCCATTTCACTGTCGGGGGTCGCTGTAATTTTCCCCATGGCGCTTCCCAAGGCCATGAATGTCAGCAGGCCCAAGAAGACCCAGCCAAGGATTTTTTTCGTTTTTGGACTCATGATTTCAATGATGAATTGTTGAATTCAGTGAATACTTTGATCAACCTGCAACTTCAGCAAGTGCCGGGTAGTCGATATAGCCCTTGGCGCCACCGCCATAGAAGGTCGAATGATCAGGGGCATTCAATTCAGCACCGACCGCGAAACGTTCAGCCAAGTCCGGGTTGGCGACGTACAGTGCCCCAAACGACACCAAATCTGCTTTTCCGCTTTGAACGGCTGCTTCGGCGCT is a genomic window of Bacteroidota bacterium containing:
- a CDS encoding DoxX family protein produces the protein MSPKTKKILGWVFLGLLTFMALGSAMGKITATPDSEMGQQFIKIGIFDNRFLFAGLEIFCAVMLILPRTSTIGVVLSGGYWGGAMATDLSHGQFPGPVLVAMLLLGLVALFRHPELFQRLQGKTVES